A single window of Athene noctua chromosome 1, bAthNoc1.hap1.1, whole genome shotgun sequence DNA harbors:
- the LOC141966870 gene encoding hemoglobin subunit beta has product MVHWSAEEKQLITGLWGKVNVAECGAEALARLLIVYPWTQRFFASFGNLSSPTAIIGNPMVRAHGKKVLTSFGDAVKNLDNIKNTFAQLSELHCDKLHVDPENFRLLGDILIIVLAAHFAKDFTPECQAAWQKLVRVVAHALARKYH; this is encoded by the exons ATGGTGCACTGGTCAGCCGAGGAGAAGCAGCTCATCACCGGCCTCTGGGGCAAAGTCAACGTGGCCGAGTGCGGTGCCGAGGCCCTGGCCAG GCTGCTGATCGTCTACCCCTGGACCCAGAGGTTCTTCGCTTCCTTCGGGAACCTCTCCAGCCCCACCGCCATCATCGGCAACCCCATGGTCCGCGCCCACGGCAAGAAAGTGCTCACCTCCTTCGGGGATGCCGTCAAGAACCTGGACAACATCAAGAACACCTTCGCCCAGCTGTCCGAGCTGCACTGTGACAAGCTGCACGTGGACCCCGAGAACTTCAGG CTCCTGGGTGACATCCTGATCATCGTCCTGGCTGCCCACTTTGCCAAGGATTTCACTCCCGAATGCCAGGCCGCCTGGCAAAAGCTGGTCCGTGTGGTGGCCCACGCTCTGGCGCGCAAGTACCACTAA
- the LOC141966852 gene encoding hemoglobin subunit beta-like yields the protein MVHWTAEEKQLITGLWGKVNVAEYGAEALARLLIVYPWTQRFFASFGNLSSPTAIIGNPMVRAHGKKVLTSFGDAVKNLDNIKKCFAQLSKLHCDKLHVDPENFRLLGDILIIVLAAHLGKDFSPACQAAWQKMVRVVAHALAHEYH from the exons ATGGTGCACTGGACAGCCGAGGAGAAGCAGCTCATCACCGGCCTCTGGGGCAAGGTCAACGTGGCCGAGTATGGTGCCGAGGCCCTGGCCAG GCTGCTGATCGTCTACCCCTGGACCCAGAGGTTCTTCGCTTCCTTCGGGAACCTCTCCAGCCCCACCGCCATCATCGGCAACCCCATGGTCCGCGCCCACGGCAAGAAAGTGCTCACCTCCTTTGGGGATGCCGTCAAGAACCTGGACAACATCAAGAAATGTTTTGCTCAGCTGAGCAAACTCCACTGTGACAAGCTGCACGTGGACCCTGAGAACTTCAGG CTCCTGGGTGACATCCTCATCATCGTCCTGGCCGCCCACTTAGGCAAGGACTTCAGCCCCGCGTGCCAGGCCGCCTGGCAGAAGATGGTCCGTGTGGTGGCCCACGCGCTGGCCCATGAGTACCACTGA